Proteins encoded within one genomic window of Loktanella sp. M215:
- a CDS encoding glycosyltransferase family 2 protein, with the protein MSIVKLNLSTDATPVETQTLLTLVVPVYNEESAIGPFLDATATILEQLAPSLRCEILFINDGSRDGTEFAIRSFMHNNPAIRLVNLSRNFGKEAALCAGLEHARGAAVIPVDVDLQDDVSIIPDMVDKWRQGARIVNARRSDRTSDSWAKRTSARAFYRAFNALSDYPMPSDVGDFRLLDRQVVDVLRSMGERVRLNKALFSWVGFKTEEVTFARNARSRGKTTMNYWRLWGMALDGIIGSTTKPLRIWTYLGTGLGLLSFLYAACIFVSTLLFGVDVPGYASLVLLILTFGGLNLFAIGILGEYIGRILTEVRERPMFVVRSTYGAED; encoded by the coding sequence ATGAGCATCGTCAAACTCAACCTGTCGACCGACGCCACCCCCGTCGAGACGCAGACCCTGCTGACGCTGGTCGTCCCCGTGTATAACGAGGAAAGCGCGATCGGGCCGTTTCTGGATGCAACGGCCACGATCCTTGAACAATTGGCGCCCTCGCTCCGGTGCGAAATCCTGTTCATCAATGACGGCAGCCGCGATGGCACGGAATTCGCGATCCGGTCCTTCATGCACAACAATCCCGCCATTCGCCTCGTCAACCTGTCGCGCAATTTCGGCAAGGAGGCGGCACTCTGCGCCGGGCTGGAACACGCGCGCGGCGCTGCCGTCATTCCGGTCGACGTCGACCTGCAGGACGACGTCAGCATCATACCGGACATGGTCGACAAATGGCGGCAGGGGGCCAGAATCGTCAACGCACGCCGCAGCGACCGGACAAGCGACAGCTGGGCAAAACGCACCTCCGCGCGCGCCTTCTACCGGGCCTTCAACGCGCTGTCGGACTATCCGATGCCGTCCGACGTGGGTGATTTCCGCCTGCTGGACCGGCAGGTCGTCGACGTCCTGCGCTCGATGGGAGAGCGGGTGCGCCTGAACAAGGCGCTGTTCAGCTGGGTCGGGTTCAAGACCGAAGAGGTGACCTTTGCGCGCAACGCCCGCAGCCGGGGCAAGACCACGATGAACTACTGGCGGCTGTGGGGCATGGCGCTGGACGGGATCATCGGATCGACGACCAAACCGCTGCGGATCTGGACCTATCTCGGCACCGGGCTTGGTCTGCTGTCGTTTCTCTACGCGGCCTGCATCTTCGTCAGCACCCTTTTGTTCGGTGTCGATGTGCCGGGCTATGCCTCCCTCGTCCTGCTGATCCTGACCTTCGGCGGTCTGAACCTGTTCGCGATCGGGATCCTGGGGGAATACATCGGCCGCATTCTGACGGAAGTTCGGGAAAGACCGATGTTCGTGGTCCGGTCGACCTACGGCGCAGAGGACTAG
- a CDS encoding sugar transferase, producing MTLPKRLLDLTLTLLLAVLLAPVLVLLLAVLAVTEGRPFFYVSERMRAPGRPFGLIKLRTMPVGADRVGGVTGGDKQRSLSRMHRLLRRSRADEIPQLWNVLRGDMSLVGPRPPLRRYVEDYPELYAAVLQSRPGITGLASLVYHGHEERLLAACATPAETDAVYRRRCIPAKARLDLIYARHRSLCWDLALIGRTALKPFHRD from the coding sequence ATGACGCTGCCCAAGCGGCTGCTGGACCTGACCCTGACGCTGCTGCTGGCGGTGCTGCTGGCTCCGGTGCTGGTGCTGCTGCTGGCGGTGTTGGCGGTGACGGAAGGGCGGCCCTTCTTCTATGTCTCGGAGCGGATGCGCGCACCGGGGCGGCCCTTTGGCCTGATCAAGTTGCGCACCATGCCGGTCGGCGCGGACCGCGTCGGGGGCGTCACGGGGGGCGACAAGCAGCGCAGCCTGTCGCGGATGCACCGGCTGCTGCGCCGCAGCCGCGCAGACGAGATCCCGCAGCTGTGGAACGTGCTGCGCGGCGACATGAGCCTCGTCGGCCCGCGTCCGCCCCTGCGCCGCTACGTGGAGGACTACCCGGAGCTCTACGCCGCCGTGCTGCAGAGCCGGCCGGGGATCACCGGTCTGGCGAGCCTCGTCTACCACGGCCACGAGGAGCGGCTGCTCGCCGCCTGTGCGACGCCCGCCGAGACCGACGCGGTCTATCGCCGGCGCTGCATCCCCGCCAAGGCGCGGCTCGACCTGATCTATGCCCGTCACCGGAGCCTGTGCTGGGACCTTGCCCTGATCGGGCGGACGGCACTGAAACCCTTTCACAGAGACTAG
- a CDS encoding GtrA family protein, which translates to MRRDPRPGPVWLGQLGRFAVVGVAATLTHVGVALLTTYMFALSPLQANLAGFTAAVGVSFQGHLRVTFRVKDPQWRHLCRFIVLSVTSLAVSSLITALCTRSGGDIRLAMALVAGVVPASSFLVARLWVFAGLAVTPPESRYGVSP; encoded by the coding sequence ATGCGCAGGGATCCCCGGCCCGGACCGGTCTGGCTGGGCCAGTTGGGACGTTTCGCCGTCGTCGGCGTGGCGGCGACGCTGACCCATGTCGGGGTCGCCCTGCTGACCACATACATGTTTGCCCTGTCCCCCCTGCAGGCCAATCTGGCCGGATTCACCGCTGCCGTCGGCGTGTCGTTCCAGGGCCACCTGCGCGTGACGTTCCGGGTGAAGGATCCGCAGTGGCGGCATCTGTGCCGCTTCATCGTCCTGTCGGTGACGTCCCTGGCGGTCAGCAGCCTGATCACGGCCCTTTGCACGCGCAGCGGTGGCGACATCAGGCTGGCGATGGCGCTGGTCGCCGGGGTCGTGCCGGCGTCATCCTTTCTCGTGGCCCGTCTCTGGGTCTTTGCAGGACTTGCGGTCACCCCACCGGAGTCGCGATACGGAGTATCCCCATGA
- a CDS encoding CAP domain-containing protein: protein MSLTAGEQYLIELINRGRLDPLGEAARYNLDLNAGLPAGTIGTQALQVLAPNAALETAATNHSDWMVANDSFSHGGAGGSNAGDRMQSAGYVFTGTWGWRENLAWLGTTGRIDMEASIAQHHEGLYRSQSHRENTFAAEMREIGIGQVGGSFTYQGTTYNSSMVTEKFAVSGTDVFVTGVAYRDADRDDFYSIGEGRQGLQISGGGSSDTTAGAGGYAIRMAAQDDVAMTVAVGGRIMGHLVVDVSDGNVKLDVVTDAQGREVAHVSSSATLLDGIRHASLLGSADLDLNGQGARNRLNGNGGDNDIRGGGGGDWIHGEDGNDHLFGNRGNDRLYGEDGRDLLNGHSGRDRLWGGAGDDRMDGGNGKDVLKGGGGDDTMFGGRHRDILKGGAGDDVLNGGHGNDVLRGNGGADTFVFDQGRDRIKDFRDNVDTIVIDADLARGQSVADILDDASISHGRAILDFGHGDVLIIDHVDNLNILANDLIIN from the coding sequence ATGTCGCTGACCGCGGGTGAACAATACCTGATTGAACTGATCAACAGGGGGCGTCTGGACCCTTTGGGCGAAGCGGCCCGTTACAACCTCGATCTGAATGCCGGCCTTCCCGCCGGGACCATCGGAACCCAGGCGCTGCAGGTGCTGGCCCCCAATGCGGCGCTGGAAACCGCGGCCACGAACCACAGCGACTGGATGGTGGCGAACGACAGCTTCTCGCACGGCGGGGCGGGCGGGTCCAACGCGGGCGACCGGATGCAAAGCGCGGGCTACGTCTTTACCGGGACATGGGGCTGGCGTGAAAACCTGGCCTGGCTGGGCACCACCGGCCGGATCGACATGGAAGCGTCGATCGCCCAGCATCACGAGGGGCTGTACCGGTCGCAATCCCACCGGGAGAACACCTTTGCCGCCGAGATGCGTGAAATCGGGATCGGTCAGGTCGGCGGGTCCTTCACCTATCAGGGCACCACCTACAATTCGTCCATGGTGACCGAGAAGTTCGCCGTGTCGGGCACCGATGTCTTCGTCACCGGCGTCGCCTATCGCGATGCGGACCGTGACGATTTCTATTCCATCGGCGAAGGTCGTCAGGGCCTGCAAATCTCGGGCGGCGGCTCTTCCGACACGACCGCAGGCGCGGGTGGCTACGCGATCCGGATGGCGGCGCAGGACGATGTCGCCATGACCGTCGCAGTGGGCGGCAGGATCATGGGGCATCTGGTCGTCGACGTATCGGACGGAAACGTCAAGCTGGACGTGGTCACCGATGCCCAGGGACGCGAGGTGGCGCATGTCTCGTCCTCGGCCACACTGCTGGACGGGATCCGCCACGCCAGCTTGCTGGGCAGCGCCGACCTTGACCTGAACGGACAGGGTGCGCGGAACCGTCTGAACGGTAACGGGGGCGACAATGACATCCGGGGCGGCGGCGGGGGCGACTGGATCCACGGCGAAGACGGGAACGATCACCTTTTTGGAAACCGTGGCAACGACAGGCTTTACGGCGAAGATGGCAGAGATCTGCTGAACGGTCATAGCGGTCGGGATCGGCTCTGGGGCGGCGCCGGCGACGATCGCATGGATGGTGGCAACGGCAAGGATGTGCTGAAAGGCGGCGGTGGCGACGACACGATGTTTGGCGGACGGCACCGCGACATCCTGAAAGGCGGTGCAGGCGACGACGTTCTGAACGGTGGCCACGGCAACGATGTTCTGCGCGGGAATGGAGGGGCCGATACCTTTGTCTTCGACCAAGGGCGCGACCGGATCAAGGACTTCCGCGACAACGTCGATACGATCGTAATCGATGCCGACCTGGCCCGCGGCCAGAGCGTGGCGGACATTCTGGATGACGCATCCATCTCTCATGGTCGCGCGATCCTGGATTTCGGCCACGGCGATGTGCTGATAATCGACCATGTCGACAACCTGAACATTCTGGCCAACGACCTGATTATCAACTAG
- a CDS encoding polysaccharide biosynthesis protein — translation MIYRWISAMSRRAKRALLLSVDVALIPVALLAAAALQGTPGLDGAAPGGGIVAHWLALPLLMAVGGLLSSVLGLPLIQLKSYESHAIGLTAVHAVLLGLAAAMMDDMAGFATPLANFINFALVYFLLAVSARMGMLQLLLVIYRRGQDQSRVLIYGAGATGRQLAAALRTDETIFPIAFVDDSVNVQGTIIQGLTVYGPMAIPALIAAHQIDRVLLAMPSAPRPRQAQLSRRLEDMGVEVQAVPSFAQLTGRMPLVDQLQPVVPGQFLGRAALDAALPDGGATYAGRVILITGAGGSIGSELCRQLLARAPAKVVLCEISELALYTIDMELRALLRRQKTEIVPVLGSITDADLMARVMATHRVQVVLHAAAYKHVPLVEKNPVVGMSNNVLGTQVLAQAAANAGVERFILISSDKAVRPQNMMGASKRMAELVVQDLASRSKGRTVFTMVRFGNVMGSSGSVIPLFQDQIQKGGPVTLTHREVTRFFMTIPEAAKLVLVAGSFASGGDVFVLDMGDPISIYDLARQMIGAAGYAVRDAANPDGDIEIQITGLRPGEKIHEELLIGEGQLTTPHPKILQANEAALSEIEVASALKALRRAIEAADEVALRAVVARWVEGGAHFAGGAEGQI, via the coding sequence ATGATATACAGATGGATCAGCGCCATGTCGCGCCGCGCCAAGCGGGCACTGCTGCTGAGCGTGGATGTCGCGTTGATCCCCGTGGCGCTGCTGGCGGCGGCGGCCCTGCAGGGGACGCCCGGCCTTGACGGCGCGGCACCGGGCGGCGGCATCGTCGCGCACTGGCTGGCGCTGCCCCTGCTGATGGCGGTCGGGGGGCTTCTGTCATCCGTGCTGGGCCTGCCGCTGATCCAGCTGAAATCCTACGAAAGCCACGCCATCGGCCTGACGGCGGTGCATGCGGTGCTGCTGGGCTTGGCGGCTGCGATGATGGACGACATGGCGGGCTTTGCCACGCCGCTGGCGAATTTCATCAATTTCGCGCTGGTCTATTTCCTGCTGGCGGTCAGCGCGCGCATGGGGATGCTGCAGCTGTTGCTGGTGATCTACCGCCGCGGGCAGGACCAGTCCCGCGTGCTGATCTACGGCGCCGGTGCCACCGGGCGGCAACTGGCCGCGGCGCTGCGCACGGACGAGACGATCTTTCCCATCGCCTTCGTCGACGACAGCGTCAACGTGCAAGGCACGATCATTCAGGGGCTGACCGTCTATGGGCCGATGGCGATCCCCGCGCTGATCGCGGCCCACCAGATCGACCGGGTGCTGCTGGCGATGCCCTCGGCCCCGCGGCCGCGGCAGGCGCAGCTGTCGCGCAGGCTGGAGGATATGGGGGTCGAGGTGCAGGCGGTGCCGTCCTTTGCCCAGCTGACCGGACGGATGCCGCTGGTGGACCAGTTGCAGCCCGTGGTGCCGGGGCAGTTTCTGGGGCGCGCGGCGCTGGACGCGGCGCTGCCCGACGGCGGGGCCACCTATGCGGGCCGCGTGATCCTGATCACCGGCGCCGGCGGGTCGATCGGATCGGAGCTCTGCCGTCAGCTGCTGGCGCGCGCCCCCGCCAAGGTGGTGCTCTGCGAGATCAGCGAACTCGCCCTTTATACCATCGACATGGAACTGCGCGCCCTGCTGCGCCGCCAGAAGACCGAGATCGTGCCCGTGCTGGGGTCGATCACCGACGCGGACCTGATGGCCCGCGTGATGGCCACGCACCGGGTGCAGGTCGTGCTGCACGCCGCCGCCTACAAGCACGTGCCGCTGGTGGAAAAGAACCCGGTGGTGGGGATGTCCAACAACGTGCTGGGCACGCAGGTGCTTGCGCAGGCCGCGGCGAACGCGGGGGTCGAACGGTTCATCCTGATCTCGAGCGACAAGGCGGTGCGGCCGCAGAACATGATGGGCGCCTCCAAGCGGATGGCGGAGCTTGTGGTGCAGGATCTGGCCAGCCGCAGCAAGGGGCGCACGGTCTTTACCATGGTGCGCTTCGGCAATGTCATGGGGTCGTCGGGGTCGGTCATCCCGCTGTTTCAGGACCAGATCCAGAAAGGCGGCCCGGTCACGCTGACCCACCGTGAGGTCACGCGCTTTTTTATGACGATCCCCGAGGCCGCCAAGCTGGTGCTGGTGGCGGGATCGTTTGCGTCAGGCGGCGATGTCTTCGTGCTGGACATGGGGGATCCGATCTCGATCTACGACCTTGCGCGCCAGATGATAGGGGCGGCGGGTTACGCGGTGCGCGACGCGGCCAACCCCGACGGCGATATCGAAATCCAGATCACCGGGTTGCGCCCCGGCGAGAAGATCCACGAGGAGCTGCTGATCGGCGAAGGCCAGTTGACCACGCCGCACCCCAAGATCCTGCAGGCCAACGAGGCGGCCCTGTCGGAGATCGAGGTCGCCTCTGCCCTGAAGGCCCTGCGCCGCGCGATCGAGGCCGCCGACGAGGTGGCCCTGCGCGCGGTCGTCGCCCGCTGGGTCGAAGGCGGCGCGCATTTCGCGGGCGGGGCCGAGGGCCAGATCTGA
- a CDS encoding calcium-binding protein encodes MGELTRITTVLRAGAADMSHVTDLAVLNGQLYATTRHDGRLDSWTITGAGLTLRDSEAHRGTLTPGDLGWISTVNLGASPALLTGGGAAGALVLRTPGAGGTLSAGTTLAGTTGTWGTLQHTTSIDLSNGNHVVYGGLAGRDGLGQLFFRDDGTLLTSQTLTDRADTYLGQVSGTATATVAGHTYLYAASATENGISTLAVAANGTLTPVATTGNADGLWIATPTALASVTTGGRTFLVVAAAGTDSLTVLRTEADGSLTVTDHLLDTRDTRFGDVAALEVVSYRGDVFVIAGGADDGITVLQLLPDGQMVTRATIADTTAMTLANVSAIAATGSGDGLDIFVTSASEDGITRLRYDIGPAGQTLTATTANTTLTGGAGADLLTGLAGNDVLHGGAGEDILRDGARSDTLFGGSGADIFVLARDGARDTIQNFEVGVDRLDLSGWDFLSARAQLTFAITATGFTITYGDEVLVVNAADGKPIDHRVLSDAELMGGARIPLVIRPGYPGPVMPAPDLPQRSNTGTAADVGGTGGGGTGKLPAAGSGGNAAPTLATTLQIAGIGFLAPQISAVKGTRLRGTTADESLRGTGRGDKIRGGDGHDRIDGRGGSDRLFGDRGRDTLIGRVGDDRLNGGSGKDLLKGGPGQDVLIGRAGPDRLKGGGGDDLLKGGAGRDILQGQGGNDRLYGGSGSNQLFGQGGRDLLAGGGRGDLLYGGIDDDLLDGGGGNDRLDGGDGNDRLYGSDGNDVLLGQAGRDLLDGGTGHDVLLGGDGDDSLIGGAGVDRLSGGNGRDRLSGGADNDILSGDADNDLLDGGTGHDTLLGGTSDDLLTGGDGNDTLLGDADHDTLTGAAGHDTLYGGTGNDQLDGGAGNDRIDGSEGDDLLTGGAGFDVLLGDAGSDTLLGNADGDRLDGGAGSDTLDGGQGDDVMTGGTGADTFVFATGADRITDFDTGLDRLSLESDLWDGNLIPADVLFLYATVVGGDTVLDFGGGNRLTLDHITDWTALAAQIDYI; translated from the coding sequence ATGGGAGAGCTGACACGGATCACGACGGTCCTGCGCGCCGGCGCCGCCGATATGTCGCATGTCACGGACCTCGCGGTCCTGAACGGCCAGCTTTACGCCACCACCCGCCACGACGGACGGCTCGACAGCTGGACGATCACCGGCGCGGGCCTGACCTTGCGCGACAGCGAGGCGCACCGCGGCACCCTGACCCCAGGTGATCTGGGCTGGATCAGCACCGTGAACTTGGGGGCCAGCCCCGCCCTGCTGACGGGGGGCGGGGCCGCGGGCGCGCTGGTGCTGCGCACGCCCGGTGCGGGCGGCACCCTGTCCGCGGGGACCACGCTGGCGGGCACCACCGGGACATGGGGCACGCTCCAGCACACCACCAGCATCGACCTTTCGAACGGCAACCACGTCGTCTACGGCGGACTGGCCGGTCGGGACGGTCTGGGGCAACTGTTCTTTCGCGACGACGGCACGCTCCTCACCAGCCAGACCCTGACCGACCGGGCCGACACGTATCTGGGGCAAGTCAGCGGCACCGCGACCGCCACTGTGGCGGGTCACACCTACCTCTATGCCGCCTCGGCCACGGAAAACGGCATCAGCACCCTCGCCGTCGCCGCAAACGGCACGCTCACCCCCGTGGCGACCACCGGCAACGCCGACGGCCTCTGGATCGCGACCCCGACCGCACTCGCCAGCGTCACCACGGGCGGGCGCACCTTTCTGGTCGTGGCCGCCGCCGGCACCGACAGCCTCACCGTCCTGCGGACGGAAGCCGACGGCTCGCTGACCGTCACCGACCACCTGCTCGACACCCGCGACACCCGCTTCGGCGATGTCGCAGCACTCGAGGTGGTAAGTTACCGCGGCGATGTCTTCGTCATCGCGGGCGGGGCCGACGACGGGATCACCGTGCTGCAACTGCTGCCCGACGGGCAGATGGTGACACGCGCCACGATCGCCGACACGACCGCCATGACGCTGGCCAACGTCTCGGCCATTGCGGCCACCGGGTCCGGCGACGGCCTCGACATCTTCGTGACCTCCGCGTCAGAGGACGGGATCACCCGCCTGCGCTACGACATCGGACCCGCGGGACAGACCCTGACCGCGACCACTGCCAACACCACGCTGACGGGCGGGGCGGGCGCCGACCTGCTGACAGGGCTGGCGGGCAACGATGTGCTGCACGGCGGCGCGGGCGAGGATATCCTGCGCGACGGGGCCAGGTCCGACACGCTCTTCGGCGGATCCGGCGCCGACATCTTTGTCCTCGCGCGCGACGGCGCCCGCGACACGATTCAGAATTTCGAGGTCGGCGTGGACCGCCTCGACCTCTCGGGCTGGGACTTCCTGAGCGCGCGCGCGCAGCTGACCTTTGCCATCACCGCCACCGGCTTCACCATCACCTACGGCGACGAGGTGCTGGTGGTGAACGCCGCCGACGGCAAACCCATCGACCACCGCGTGCTCTCCGACGCCGAGCTGATGGGCGGCGCGCGCATCCCGCTGGTGATCCGCCCCGGCTATCCCGGCCCAGTCATGCCCGCCCCCGACCTGCCCCAGCGTTCAAACACCGGGACGGCGGCGGACGTTGGCGGCACCGGTGGCGGCGGCACCGGCAAACTGCCCGCCGCCGGGTCCGGCGGCAACGCGGCCCCAACCCTCGCAACCACCCTGCAGATCGCCGGCATCGGCTTTCTCGCGCCGCAGATCTCGGCGGTGAAGGGGACAAGGCTTCGTGGTACCACGGCGGACGAGTCGCTTCGGGGCACCGGACGCGGCGACAAAATCCGCGGCGGCGACGGCCACGACCGGATCGACGGCCGCGGCGGAAGCGACCGGCTCTTCGGCGACCGGGGCCGCGACACGCTGATCGGGCGGGTGGGTGATGACCGGCTGAACGGCGGTAGCGGCAAGGATCTCCTGAAGGGCGGACCGGGCCAGGACGTGCTGATCGGCCGGGCGGGACCCGACCGGCTGAAAGGCGGCGGGGGCGACGATCTGCTGAAGGGCGGTGCCGGGCGGGACATCCTGCAGGGACAGGGCGGCAACGACCGGCTTTATGGTGGCAGCGGCAGCAACCAGCTTTTCGGACAGGGCGGCCGGGATCTGCTGGCCGGCGGCGGGCGGGGCGACCTGCTCTACGGCGGTATCGACGATGACCTGCTGGATGGCGGCGGCGGTAACGACCGTCTGGACGGCGGCGACGGCAACGACCGGCTTTATGGCAGCGATGGCAACGACGTGCTGCTGGGCCAGGCCGGGCGTGATCTGCTGGACGGCGGCACCGGCCACGACGTGCTGCTGGGGGGCGACGGCGACGACAGCCTGATTGGCGGGGCCGGGGTGGACCGGCTGTCGGGCGGCAACGGCCGCGACCGTCTGTCGGGCGGCGCGGACAACGACATCCTTTCGGGCGATGCGGACAACGACCTGCTGGACGGCGGTACCGGTCACGACACCCTGCTGGGCGGCACCAGCGACGACCTGCTGACGGGCGGCGACGGCAACGACACCCTGCTGGGCGACGCCGATCACGATACGCTGACCGGTGCTGCGGGCCATGATACGCTTTACGGCGGCACCGGCAACGATCAGCTCGATGGTGGCGCAGGCAACGACCGGATCGACGGCAGCGAGGGCGACGACCTGCTGACGGGCGGCGCAGGCTTCGACGTGCTGCTTGGGGACGCTGGCAGCGACACCCTGCTGGGCAACGCGGACGGCGACCGGCTGGACGGCGGGGCGGGCAGCGACACCCTCGACGGTGGCCAAGGCGACGACGTCATGACTGGCGGGACCGGGGCCGACACCTTCGTCTTTGCGACCGGTGCGGACCGGATCACCGATTTCGACACCGGACTGGATCGTCTGTCGCTGGAATCCGATCTCTGGGACGGCAACCTGATTCCTGCCGACGTGCTGTTCCTGTATGCGACCGTGGTCGGCGGCGACACGGTGCTGGACTTCGGCGGGGGCAACCGCCTGACGCTGGACCATATCACCGACTGGACCGCGCTCGCCGCGCAGATCGACTACATCTAG
- a CDS encoding NAD-dependent epimerase/dehydratase family protein produces the protein MTKSTQTGPLILGASGRVGRALARAWPADSPAPLRQSRDGAGDTLAWDILNASAPDLPPIDSVVVLAGITHGTVEALALNTPLAQAGADLGARLGVPVFVASSQAVYGPQPGLLREDQTLKPTGDYGRAKAAMEAAVAGPHVTHLRIGNVAGCDALAAGIAQGGVVLHRFADGQGPRRAYCTPGDLARVLIALAAAPARPPVVNVARPGLVAMADVLDAAGVAFDWTPAPAEALPEMALDVTLLQGICPMPPADAAAVAGALT, from the coding sequence ATGACCAAATCCACACAGACGGGCCCCCTGATCCTGGGCGCCTCGGGGCGCGTGGGGCGCGCGCTGGCGCGGGCCTGGCCGGCGGATTCGCCCGCCCCCCTGCGCCAGAGCCGCGACGGGGCAGGGGACACGCTGGCCTGGGACATCCTGAACGCCTCCGCGCCGGATCTGCCGCCCATCGACAGCGTTGTCGTGCTGGCCGGCATCACCCACGGTACGGTCGAGGCCCTGGCGCTGAACACCCCGTTGGCGCAGGCCGGCGCGGATCTGGGGGCAAGACTGGGCGTGCCGGTGTTTGTCGCGTCATCACAGGCGGTCTACGGCCCGCAGCCGGGTCTGCTGCGGGAAGATCAGACCCTGAAACCCACCGGCGACTACGGCCGCGCCAAGGCGGCGATGGAGGCCGCCGTCGCCGGACCCCATGTCACCCACCTGCGGATCGGCAACGTGGCGGGCTGCGACGCGCTGGCCGCGGGGATCGCGCAGGGCGGCGTGGTGCTGCACCGCTTCGCGGACGGGCAGGGGCCGCGTCGGGCCTATTGCACGCCGGGGGACCTGGCACGGGTGCTCATCGCTCTCGCGGCGGCGCCTGCGCGGCCGCCGGTGGTAAATGTTGCGCGTCCGGGCCTTGTGGCGATGGCGGATGTGCTGGATGCGGCCGGCGTCGCCTTCGACTGGACCCCGGCCCCGGCCGAGGCGCTGCCTGAAATGGCGCTGGATGTGACCCTGTTGCAGGGCATCTGCCCAATGCCCCCCGCCGATGCGGCCGCCGTGGCCGGGGCGCTGACATGA
- a CDS encoding glycosyltransferase family 87 protein: MIQLKPATLAVVAAVTAALIGYVALEFALPVLLGKENLVDFDIFHLVSIMIAEGNLPAAYAVETFMLRQAELPGFTGFDMFWSYPPFFDLVVAPLSLLPAAPSYILFMVVTLAFYVRVVRTLAGPAFHTILVLFLPLTLLIIRTGQNGFLTGGLIGLTCVLALRQSRWSGVPLGLMAIKPHLALGVGIWSLLDRRWGMAVQSFAVIGLFAALTTLVFGTGVWAAALGGISETAEVLREGRFAMYRMTSLYAFGLSFGFGHAVALSLHMTGVATALGALVLLSRAKLPPRVLMGAGVFVSALISPYNYDYDLAMLAAAACLLIDTVMHHASKAERYTIAAAILIVGTYGISLTAIIDLIMNDEFARPVSVLGPVLFAGGIVLFRVVWRSRNAAHAHPSTAKAGFNPA, encoded by the coding sequence ATGATACAATTGAAACCTGCGACGCTGGCTGTGGTGGCTGCGGTCACCGCGGCCCTGATCGGATATGTGGCACTCGAATTCGCACTCCCGGTCCTGCTCGGGAAAGAGAACCTGGTGGATTTCGACATCTTCCATCTGGTCAGCATCATGATCGCGGAAGGCAACCTGCCTGCGGCCTATGCGGTAGAGACCTTCATGCTGCGACAGGCCGAACTGCCCGGCTTCACCGGCTTCGATATGTTCTGGAGCTATCCGCCCTTCTTCGATCTGGTGGTCGCCCCGCTGTCGCTGCTGCCCGCCGCACCGTCCTATATCCTGTTCATGGTGGTGACGCTGGCCTTCTACGTCCGGGTCGTCCGGACGCTGGCCGGCCCCGCGTTCCACACGATCCTCGTCCTCTTCCTGCCCCTGACGCTGCTGATCATCCGGACGGGCCAGAACGGTTTCCTGACCGGCGGCCTGATCGGGCTGACCTGCGTACTGGCGCTGCGCCAGTCGCGCTGGTCCGGCGTGCCGCTGGGTCTGATGGCAATCAAACCGCATCTGGCCCTGGGCGTCGGCATCTGGTCGCTGCTGGATCGCCGCTGGGGCATGGCCGTCCAGTCCTTTGCGGTGATCGGCCTCTTTGCGGCACTGACGACGCTGGTGTTCGGCACCGGTGTCTGGGCCGCGGCCTTGGGGGGGATCTCTGAAACCGCAGAGGTTCTGCGGGAGGGACGGTTCGCGATGTATCGCATGACCTCGCTCTATGCCTTCGGTCTGTCCTTCGGATTCGGACACGCGGTGGCGCTGTCCCTGCACATGACGGGGGTCGCCACGGCCCTCGGGGCGCTGGTCCTGCTCAGCCGCGCCAAGCTGCCGCCGCGTGTCTTGATGGGAGCCGGAGTTTTCGTGTCGGCGCTGATCAGTCCCTATAATTACGACTACGATCTCGCCATGCTGGCCGCCGCCGCCTGTCTGCTGATCGACACGGTGATGCATCATGCCAGCAAGGCAGAACGATACACGATTGCCGCTGCAATCCTAATCGTCGGCACCTACGGGATTTCGCTCACGGCTATCATCGACCTTATCATGAACGATGAGTTCGCTCGACCGGTTTCCGTTTTAGGCCCCGTGCTGTTTGCTGGTGGAATCGTCCTGTTCCGGGTGGTCTGGCGCAGCAGGAATGCGGCACATGCGCACCCCTCCACAGCGAAAGCAGGGTTCAACCCGGCCTGA